From the genome of Leptodactylus fuscus isolate aLepFus1 chromosome 1, aLepFus1.hap2, whole genome shotgun sequence, one region includes:
- the PDE4D gene encoding 3',5'-cyclic-AMP phosphodiesterase 4D isoform X8, protein MPEANYLLSVSWGYIKFKRMLNRELTHLSEMSRSGNQVSEYISNTFLDKQHEVEMPTPAQKEKEKKKRPMSQISGVKKLMHSSSLTNSNIPRFGVKSENEESLAKELEDVNKWGLNIFKVAEYSGNRPLTVVIHTIFQERDLLKTFKIPVDTLITYLMTLEDHYHADVAYHNNIHAADVAQSTHVLLSTPALEAVFTDLEILAAIFASAIHDVDHPGVSNQFLINTNSELALMYNDSSVLENHHLAVGFKLLQEENCDIFQNLTKKQRQSLRKMVIDIVLATDMSKHMNLLADLKTMVETKKVTSSGVLLLDNYSDRIQVLQNMVHCADLSNPTKPLQLYRHWTDRIMEEFFRQGDRERERGMEISPMCDKHNASVEKSQVGFIDYIVHPLWETWADLVHPDAQDILDTLEDNREWYQSTIPQSPSPAPDEQEEGRQGQTEKFQFELTLEEDGESDTEKDSGSQVEEDTSCSDSKTLCTQDSESTEIPLDEQVEEEESQTEPSALEGEHSPDT, encoded by the exons TTCAAGAGAATGCTCAATCGGGAGCTCACCCATCTATCGGAGATGAGCCGGTCGGGCAACCAGGTCTCGGAATATATTTCAAACACCTTTTTAG ATAAACAACATGAAGTGGAGATGCCGACGCCGGCCCAGAAggaaaaggaaaagaagaagaggCCCATGTCACAGATTAGCGGGGTGAAGAAACTAATGCACAGCTCTAGTCTGACAAATTCAAATATTCCAAGGTTTGGAGTCAAAAGTGAAAATGAAGAATCTCTAGCCAAG GAACTTGAAGATGTGAACAAATGGGGCCTTAACATTTTTAAAGTAGCTGAATATTCTGGAAACCGACCTCTTACAGTCGTCATTCATACGATATTTCAg GAACGAGATCTGTTGAAGACCTTTAAAATCCCAGTAGACACTTTAATTACGTATTTAATGACTCTAGAAGATCACTATCACGCTGACGTCGCTTACCATAATAATATACATGCAGCGGACGTTGCTCAGTCTACTCATGTGCTGCTATCAACCCCTGCTTTGGAG gCTGTTTTCACAGATCTGGAAATTCTTGCTGCAATCTTTGCAAGTGCAATACACGATGTTGATCACCCTGGTGTCTCCAACCAGTTTCTAATCAACACAA ACTCAGAATTAGCCTTGATGTACAATGACTCATCAGTTCTGGAGAACCACCATTTAGCTGTGGGTTTCAAGCTGCTACAAGAAGAGAACTGTGACATTTTCCAGAACTTGACCAAAAAGCAGAGACAATCATTACGGAAAATGGTCATTGACATA GTGCTTGCAACAGACATGTCAAAGCATATGAATCTACTGGCCGATTTAAAAACGATGGTTGAAACCAAGAAAGTGACAAGTTCGGGAGTCCTTCTCCTTGACAACTATTCGGATAGAATACAG GTTCTGCAGAATATGGTGCATTGTGCGGATCTCAGTAATCCAACTAAACCACTGCAGCTGTACCGACACTGGACGGACCGAATCATGGAGGAATTCTTCAGGCAAGGAGATCGGGAGAGAGAACGAGGGATGGAAATAAGCCCCATGTGTGATAAGCACAATGCATCTGTGGAGAAGTCACAG GTTGGGTTCATAGACTACATTGTTCATCCGTTATGGGAGACATGGGCAGACCTTGTTCACCCAGATGCCCAAGATATTCTGGACACACTGGAGGACAACCGAGAGTGGTATCAAAGCACAATTCCCCAGAGTCCATCCCCTGCGCCCGATGAGCAGGAAGAAGGGAGGCAAGGCCAAACGGAGAAATTCCAGTTTGAACTTACACTGGAAGAAGATGGGGAGTCAGACACAGAAAAGGACAGTGGGAGTCAAGTGGAAGAGGACACCAGTTGTAGTGACTCAAAGACCCTTTGTACCCAGGACTCGGAATCAACCGAAATCCCACTTGATGAACAGGTGGAAGAGGAGGAAAGTCAGACGGAACCTAGCGCACTAGAAGGAGAGCACTCACCAGACACGTAA